The genomic DNA CATCGGCCTCGGCCTGCTTCTCAGCAGCCGTCTCTGCGAACGCGGTCGTCGGAGCCAGAACGGAAAGGGCGCCGAGCGCGGCCGCGCCGGTGAGGAATGTTCGCCTGCTCAGTCCGATTGTATGCTCGCTCATGTATGAAATCCTCCTAGATTGAGCACGTAGTATGTATGGGCAAAAGCTGAACGCATGATACCACGTTCGCGCCGATGGTCAAAAAAGGTTGTGAACGCGTTTCATAAGCCCAGTTCAAAGCCGCCACATGGGGCGATGTCGAAGTGCCGCAGCCGTATCCTTCACGTCACGAAACCACAAACAAGCCCTCCATCAGGCATGACGGGAAAAAGAGGAGGCCACCAAGTGTTGTGGTGGCCTCCTCTAGATGTTGTGCAACCGTGAACGATCCGACTACTGCACGACCTTTTCGACGGCGGCTCCCCCTTCGTCCATGTAATGGTCGAACTCGTTCGCGACCGCCTCCGACGGGGCGGGCGTGAGCAGCGACACGATGATGATGGCGGCGAACGACAGGACGAACGCGGGGAGCAGCTCGTAGATGCCGAACACGCCGCCGAGAGGCTTGATGAAGTTGTGCCAGACGAGCACCGTGACCGTACCAGTGATCATGCCGGCCAGCGCACCCTGCATGTTGGCGCGGCGCCAATACAAGGCGCACAGGGTGAGCGGGCCGAACGAGGCGCCGAGGCCCGCCCAAGCGTAGGACACCACCCCGAAGATAGAAGAGTTCTCGTCGTACGCCACGATGATGCCGAACATGAACACCGCGATGAGCGTGAGGCGCGCCACGATCATGACCTGGCGGTCGGTGGCGTCTTTCTTGACGACCCCGCGGAAGATGTTCTCAGCCACCGAGGAGCCGGCGATCAGCAGGTACGAGGACGAGGAGCTCATCGACGCCGCGAAGATGCCCGACACCACTACGCCGCACATGAACGGCGGCAAGATCATCTGGGACAGCACGATGAACACGTTTTCGGCCTGAGCCTGCGTGGCGAAGTCGACGGGAATGATGACGCGGCCCACCAAGCCGATGCAGATGCCGCAGGCCAGCGACACGACGCACCATACGACCGCGATCACGCGCGACTTCTTCACCTCGTCAGCCGAGCGGATGCCCATGAATCGCACGAGCACCTGCGGCATACCGAAGTAGCCGAGGCCCCACGCCAGCATCGAGGCGATGGTGATGAGCGGGTACTCGGCCGCGTCGCCGAACAGGGGCGTCCCGTTCTCCACGAGCTGCCGGCCCGCGTCGTCCACGAGGGGCACCGCTATCTGGGTGCCGCTGAGGAAGCCGGGGATGTTCTGCAGGAACGCGACGGTGTTGTCGACGCCGCCCGCCCAGGCGACCGAGCCCACGAACACGGTGGCCAGCGCGAAGAACATGAGCACGCCCTGCACGAAGTCGGTGGTGACCACCGAAAGGTAGCCGCCGACCAGCGTGTACAAAAACACGATGATGGCGCCGAGCACCATCATCGTGGCGTAGTCGAGGCCGAACAGCGTGGCGAACAGCTTTCCGCACGTGACGAAACAGCTGCCCACGTACACGCAGAAGAACACCATGATGATGAGCGCGGCCACCGTGGACACGATGTTCTTACGGTCATGGAAGCGCTTGCTGTAGAATTCCGGCAGCGTGATGGAATCGCCCGCCACCACGGAATACTTCCGCAAACGCTTCGCCACGAACTTCCAGTTGAGATACGTGCCGATGGCAAGGCCGATGGCGGTCCACATGGCGTCGGACGCACCGGTGAAGTAGGCCACGCCCGGCAGGCCCATGAGCAACCAGCCCGACATGTCGGACGCCTCCGCCGACAGCGCCGTGAGCCACGGCCCCACCCCGCGGCCGCCGAGGAAGTACTCGGCCGTCGACGAGTTCGAGCGCTTCGCGTACACGAACCCGATGGTGAGCACCGCGACGAAATACAGGAGCATCGCGAATACGACCCAAAAATCGTTGGAAACCACAGGTGTCTCCTCCCCTCTTCTCTATGCGAAATGAGGGAATTATACGACAACGGCGCGGGTCGAAGCGCGACTAATTGCGGCGGAGGCAGGTCATCGCCCCCGCCGCCCCGCCTCATGCAGGATGAAGGGACTTGGAACGAAGCCTACTTTTCGGCTTTCTCGGGGTGGCCGTGGTCCTTCTGCCAGCGATCCCAAGTGGAGTAGCAGATGGCGGCGCGCTGGTCTTGATCGGGGAACTTGTCCTTCTCGTAGCGGGTGATGTGCTCCATGCAGCGCGAGATGTAGGTTTCCTTCTTCTCGTTGGCGCGCGGGTCGGGTATGGGCATGAGGGCCTCCTTTCGTCGGATGCCCGCATCGTAGCGCGCGGAGCTTCCGGCGCAGCGGAGGGCGGCGGAGCCGTTGCACGCGGGACACCGGACCGTCGTTCGGCGAAAACGCTATCGACGGCCTTTCCCCTTAACCTTATACTGGGGATCGTACGCACGACTCACAATGGAAGGAAGCACGATGCCCACGTACGCGGAGATGGATAACGTTCAGCTGGCAGCGCTCAAGGAGGAGCTGGAGCGCGAGTACGGCGAGATCAAGGCGCGCGGTCTGGCGCTGAACATGGCGCGCGGCAAGCCCGCCAAGGCGCAGCTCGACCTCAGCATGCCGCTGCTGGAAACCGTGACCACGATGGAGGACTGCGTGGCCGCCGACGGCACCGACTGCCGCAACTACGGCGTGGGATTCGGCCTTCCCGAGGCCAAGGAGTTCATGGCCTGCATGCTGGACGACGAGCCGGACAACGTCATCGTGTTCGGCAACGCCAGCCTCAACATCATGTACGACACCGTGGCGCGCTGCTGGATGTTCGGCACGCTGGGCTCTGAGCCGTGGGGCAAGCTGGACACGGTGAAGTGGATCTGCCCCGCTCCCGGCTACGACCGCCACTTCGGCGTGACCGAGGAGTTCGGCATCGAGATGATCCCCGTGCCGATGACCGACGAAGGGCCCGACATGGACGAGGTCGAGCGCATCGCCGCCTCCGACGCCTCCGTGAAGGGCATCTGGTGCGTGCCGAAGTACTCGAACCCCGGCGGCACGACGTATTCCGACGAGACGGTGCGCCGCCTGGCCGCCATGGAGTGCGCCGCCGACGACTTCCGCATCTTCTGGGACAACGCGTACTGCGTGCACCATCTGTTCGACGACGCGGCCGAGCAGGATCAGCTGCTCGACATCGCCGCCGCCTGTCGCGAAGCGGGAACCGAGGACCGCTGCTTCAAGTTCGCCTCCACCTCGAAGGTGACGTTCCCCGGCGCGGGCATCTCCGCCTTGGCGGCGAGCCCGGCCAACATCGCCGAGATCAAGAAACGCGTGGGCGTGCAGACCATCGGCCACGACAAGCTGAACCAGCTGCGCCACGTGCGCTTCCTGCGCGACGCCGAAGGCCTGGCGGCGCACATGGCCAAGCACGCCGCCATCCTGCGCCCGAAGTTCGAGCTGGTGAACGCCAAGCTGCAGGAGGGACTCGACGAGGTGGGCGGCTGCTCGTGGTCGAACCCGCGCGGCGGCTACTTCGTGTCGTTCGACGCACCGCAAGGCTGTGCCAAGCGCGTCGTGACCCTGGCGAAGGAAGCAGGCGTCACGATGACGGGCGCAGGCGCCACGTACCCGTACAAGCAGGATCCGAACGACAGCAATATCCGCATCGCCCCCACCCTGCCGCCGCTGGAGGAGTTGGACGAGGCTATGGACGTGTTCACCGTCTGCGTGAAGCT from Eggerthella lenta DSM 2243 includes the following:
- a CDS encoding aminotransferase, whose protein sequence is MPTYAEMDNVQLAALKEELEREYGEIKARGLALNMARGKPAKAQLDLSMPLLETVTTMEDCVAADGTDCRNYGVGFGLPEAKEFMACMLDDEPDNVIVFGNASLNIMYDTVARCWMFGTLGSEPWGKLDTVKWICPAPGYDRHFGVTEEFGIEMIPVPMTDEGPDMDEVERIAASDASVKGIWCVPKYSNPGGTTYSDETVRRLAAMECAADDFRIFWDNAYCVHHLFDDAAEQDQLLDIAAACREAGTEDRCFKFASTSKVTFPGAGISALAASPANIAEIKKRVGVQTIGHDKLNQLRHVRFLRDAEGLAAHMAKHAAILRPKFELVNAKLQEGLDEVGGCSWSNPRGGYFVSFDAPQGCAKRVVTLAKEAGVTMTGAGATYPYKQDPNDSNIRIAPTLPPLEELDEAMDVFTVCVKLAYVEKLLG
- a CDS encoding sodium/proline symporter translates to MVSNDFWVVFAMLLYFVAVLTIGFVYAKRSNSSTAEYFLGGRGVGPWLTALSAEASDMSGWLLMGLPGVAYFTGASDAMWTAIGLAIGTYLNWKFVAKRLRKYSVVAGDSITLPEFYSKRFHDRKNIVSTVAALIIMVFFCVYVGSCFVTCGKLFATLFGLDYATMMVLGAIIVFLYTLVGGYLSVVTTDFVQGVLMFFALATVFVGSVAWAGGVDNTVAFLQNIPGFLSGTQIAVPLVDDAGRQLVENGTPLFGDAAEYPLITIASMLAWGLGYFGMPQVLVRFMGIRSADEVKKSRVIAVVWCVVSLACGICIGLVGRVIIPVDFATQAQAENVFIVLSQMILPPFMCGVVVSGIFAASMSSSSSYLLIAGSSVAENIFRGVVKKDATDRQVMIVARLTLIAVFMFGIIVAYDENSSIFGVVSYAWAGLGASFGPLTLCALYWRRANMQGALAGMITGTVTVLVWHNFIKPLGGVFGIYELLPAFVLSFAAIIIVSLLTPAPSEAVANEFDHYMDEGGAAVEKVVQ